The following coding sequences are from one Ooceraea biroi isolate clonal line C1 chromosome 5, Obir_v5.4, whole genome shotgun sequence window:
- the LOC105281119 gene encoding N-acetylglucosaminyl-phosphatidylinositol biosynthetic protein isoform X2 has translation MVSDFFYPNMGGVEEHIFNLSQCLLEHGHKVIILTHSYGDRVGVRYMTNGLKVYYLPVKVFYNQCVLPTMICSLPLIRYIFIREEIQIIHGHSAFSALAHEGMLIGRLMGLKTVFTDHSLFGFADASAILTNKFLEISLVDCDHCICVSHTGKENTVLRAKVQREKVSVIPNAVDTALFTPDVSKRNNDFITIVIVSRLVYRKGVDLLAHIIPEICSRYKNVQFLIGGDGPKRWLIEEVRERNLLQHRVTLLGSLEHSQVKHVLNKGHIFLNTSLTEAYCMAIVEAASCGLQVVSTKVGGIPEVLPPDLIYLVEPTVPALIEGLETAIADYKRGNVRCPFEMHRRIGIFYNWFNITKRTEIVYNLVKHKAKRNLGQQLASQIRSGVLAYLLVVSLCYIILQILEFFVPRKYIDIARDYNEIHVSSNGKEKEN, from the exons ATGGTCTCGGATTTTTTTTACCCAAATATGGGCGGCGTAGAGGAGCACATCTTCAATCTGTCGCAATGCTTGCTAGAACATGGACATAAAGTAATCATACTTACACACTCATACGGTGATAGAGTAGGAGTACGCTACATGACAAATGGTTTGAAA GTATATTATTTACCTGTTAAAGTTTTCTACAATCAGTGCGTTCTTCCAACGATGATATGCTCTCTTCCACTCATCAGATATATCTTCATAAGAGAAGAGATACAGATAATACACGGACATTCTGCATTCTCTGCTTTAGCACACGAGGGAATGTTGATTGGTAGATTGATGGGTCTAAAA ACGGTCTTTACAGATCATTCTCTTTTTGGTTTTGCTGATGCGTCTGCTATCCTGACAAATAAATTCCTTGAGATATCATTGGTCGACTGTGATCACTGCATATGTGTCTCTCACACTGGTAAGGAGAATACAGTATTACGAGCAAAAGTGCAAAGGGAAAAGGTATCGGTTATTCCAAACGCCGTCGACACTGCATTATTTACGCCTGACGTCAGTAAACGGAACAACGATTTTA TTACCATAGTAATAGTGTCGCGGTTAGTGTACAGGAAGGGTGTCGATCTTTTAGCCCATATAATACCCGAGATTTGTTCGCGTTATAAAAATGTGCAATTCTTGATTGGCGGAGATGGCCCGAAGAGGTGGCTCATAGAAGAAGTGCGGGAAAGAAATTTGCTGCAACACAGGGTTACCTTGTTGGGCAGTCTAGAGCACTCTCAAGTCAAGCATGTCCTAAATAAGGGTCACATCTTTTTGAATACGAGCTTAACGGAGGCTTACTGTATGGCTATCGTAGAAGCAGCTTCTTGCGG tTTGCAAGTAGTCTCGACGAAAGTCGGAGGCATTCCAGAAGTTTTGCCACCGGATCTAATTTATCTCGTGGAACCAACCGTACCTGCATTAATTGAGGGGCTAGAAACGGCTATAGCAGATTACAAAAGGGGCAACGTGAGATGCCCTTTTGAGATGCACAGGAGGATAGGGATATTTTACAACTGGTTCAACATCACGAAACGCACGGAAATAGTGTATAATTTAGTGAAACACAAGGCCAAAAGGAATCTAGGCCAGCAATTGGCGAGTCAAATCCGAAGTGGCGTACTGGCCTATCTACTTGTAGTATCGTTATGTTACATAATACTACAAATTCTGGAATTTTTCGTGCCTAGAAAG tACATCGATATTGCCCGGGACTATAATGAAATCCATGTATCTTCcaatggaaaagaaaaagaaaattaa
- the LOC105281119 gene encoding N-acetylglucosaminyl-phosphatidylinositol biosynthetic protein isoform X1: protein MSGVKHKICMVSDFFYPNMGGVEEHIFNLSQCLLEHGHKVIILTHSYGDRVGVRYMTNGLKVYYLPVKVFYNQCVLPTMICSLPLIRYIFIREEIQIIHGHSAFSALAHEGMLIGRLMGLKTVFTDHSLFGFADASAILTNKFLEISLVDCDHCICVSHTGKENTVLRAKVQREKVSVIPNAVDTALFTPDVSKRNNDFITIVIVSRLVYRKGVDLLAHIIPEICSRYKNVQFLIGGDGPKRWLIEEVRERNLLQHRVTLLGSLEHSQVKHVLNKGHIFLNTSLTEAYCMAIVEAASCGLQVVSTKVGGIPEVLPPDLIYLVEPTVPALIEGLETAIADYKRGNVRCPFEMHRRIGIFYNWFNITKRTEIVYNLVKHKAKRNLGQQLASQIRSGVLAYLLVVSLCYIILQILEFFVPRKYIDIARDYNEIHVSSNGKEKEN, encoded by the exons ATGAGCGgtgtaaaacataaaatatg CATGGTCTCGGATTTTTTTTACCCAAATATGGGCGGCGTAGAGGAGCACATCTTCAATCTGTCGCAATGCTTGCTAGAACATGGACATAAAGTAATCATACTTACACACTCATACGGTGATAGAGTAGGAGTACGCTACATGACAAATGGTTTGAAA GTATATTATTTACCTGTTAAAGTTTTCTACAATCAGTGCGTTCTTCCAACGATGATATGCTCTCTTCCACTCATCAGATATATCTTCATAAGAGAAGAGATACAGATAATACACGGACATTCTGCATTCTCTGCTTTAGCACACGAGGGAATGTTGATTGGTAGATTGATGGGTCTAAAA ACGGTCTTTACAGATCATTCTCTTTTTGGTTTTGCTGATGCGTCTGCTATCCTGACAAATAAATTCCTTGAGATATCATTGGTCGACTGTGATCACTGCATATGTGTCTCTCACACTGGTAAGGAGAATACAGTATTACGAGCAAAAGTGCAAAGGGAAAAGGTATCGGTTATTCCAAACGCCGTCGACACTGCATTATTTACGCCTGACGTCAGTAAACGGAACAACGATTTTA TTACCATAGTAATAGTGTCGCGGTTAGTGTACAGGAAGGGTGTCGATCTTTTAGCCCATATAATACCCGAGATTTGTTCGCGTTATAAAAATGTGCAATTCTTGATTGGCGGAGATGGCCCGAAGAGGTGGCTCATAGAAGAAGTGCGGGAAAGAAATTTGCTGCAACACAGGGTTACCTTGTTGGGCAGTCTAGAGCACTCTCAAGTCAAGCATGTCCTAAATAAGGGTCACATCTTTTTGAATACGAGCTTAACGGAGGCTTACTGTATGGCTATCGTAGAAGCAGCTTCTTGCGG tTTGCAAGTAGTCTCGACGAAAGTCGGAGGCATTCCAGAAGTTTTGCCACCGGATCTAATTTATCTCGTGGAACCAACCGTACCTGCATTAATTGAGGGGCTAGAAACGGCTATAGCAGATTACAAAAGGGGCAACGTGAGATGCCCTTTTGAGATGCACAGGAGGATAGGGATATTTTACAACTGGTTCAACATCACGAAACGCACGGAAATAGTGTATAATTTAGTGAAACACAAGGCCAAAAGGAATCTAGGCCAGCAATTGGCGAGTCAAATCCGAAGTGGCGTACTGGCCTATCTACTTGTAGTATCGTTATGTTACATAATACTACAAATTCTGGAATTTTTCGTGCCTAGAAAG tACATCGATATTGCCCGGGACTATAATGAAATCCATGTATCTTCcaatggaaaagaaaaagaaaattaa
- the LOC105281118 gene encoding U5 small nuclear ribonucleoprotein 40 kDa protein isoform X1 — translation MPILDKRKGDDILALVPASKRTKTEVVFSSREKAVVQSDPPRTSSLMSMIMLLEGHQGDIFSLEFHPEGQYLASTGFDRQIFLWNVYGECENIGAMTGHSGAVMELHFSPDGNHLYTASTDMTLGLWDIVAGVRIKKLKGHTSFVNSVSGARRGPTLLCSGSDDSTIRIWDPRKRGQCYTLNNTYQVTAVTFNDTAEQVITGGIDNDVKVWDLRKNAVLYKLKGHTDTITGLSLSPDGSYILSNAMDNTLKIWDVRPFAPYERCVKILSGHQHNFEKNLLRCAWSPDGSKVSAGSSDRFHYIWDTTSRRILYKLPGHNGSVNDIDFHPKEPIVCSGSSDKQIYLGEIET, via the exons ATGCCAATCTTGgataaaagaaaaggagaTGACATCCTGGCACTGGTTCCTGCCTCGAAGAGGACCAAAACCGAGGTTGTCTTTAGCAGCAGAGAAAAAGCGGTTGTGCAAAGC gATCCACCACGAACCTCCTCCTTGATGTCAATGATAATGTTGCTCGAAGGACACCAAGGAGATATCTTTTCTCTAGAATTTCATCCAGAAGGGCAGTATCTTGCGTCCACCGGATTTGACCGACAAAtct TTCTCTGGAATGTTTATGGAGAATGTGAAAACATTGGTGCCATGACTGGACATAGTGGTGCCGTGATGGAGTTGCACTTTAGTCCCGATGGCAATCACTTGTACACAGCCAGCACAGATATGACGCTAGGTCTGTGGGACATAGTGGCTGGAGTACGAATCAAGAAGTTAAAGGGACATACTTCATTTGTAAATTCTGTGTCGGGTGCACGAAGGGGGCCAACGTTACTTTGCTCAGGCAGTGACGATAGTACGATACGTATTTGGGATCCGAGAAAGCGAGGCCAGTGTTACACACTGAACAATACTTATCAG gtTACTGCAGTGACGTTCAATGATACAGCGGAGCAAGTGATTACCGGTGGGATTGATAACGATGTAAAGGTATGGGATCTTCGGAAAAATGCAGTGCTCTACAAATTGAAAGGCCATACTGACACCATTACTGGACTGAGTCTTAGTCCTGACGGATCGTACATACTGTCCAATGCTATGGATAACACATTAAAGATATGGGACGTACGGCCATTTGCGCCTTACGAACGCTGCGTAAAAATATTGTCTGGACATCAACACAACTTTGAAAAG AATCTTCTAAGATGCGCGTGGTCACCGGATGGTAGTAAGGTATCAGCAGGATCCTCAGACCGATTTCACTATATTTGGGATACTACGAGTCGTAGGATATTGTATAAATTGCCAGGGCACAATGGATCCGTAAACGATATTGATTTTCATCCAAAAGAACCTATAG taTGCTCGGGATCTAGCGACAAGCAAATCTACTTGGGCGAAATTGAGACTTAA
- the LOC105281118 gene encoding U5 small nuclear ribonucleoprotein 40 kDa protein isoform X2: MPILDKRKGDDILALVPASKRTKTEVVFSSREKAVVQSDPPRTSSLMSMIMLLEGHQGDIFSLEFHPEGQYLASTGFDRQIFLWNVYGECENIGAMTGHSGAVMELHFSPDGNHLYTASTDMTLGARRGPTLLCSGSDDSTIRIWDPRKRGQCYTLNNTYQVTAVTFNDTAEQVITGGIDNDVKVWDLRKNAVLYKLKGHTDTITGLSLSPDGSYILSNAMDNTLKIWDVRPFAPYERCVKILSGHQHNFEKNLLRCAWSPDGSKVSAGSSDRFHYIWDTTSRRILYKLPGHNGSVNDIDFHPKEPIVCSGSSDKQIYLGEIET; encoded by the exons ATGCCAATCTTGgataaaagaaaaggagaTGACATCCTGGCACTGGTTCCTGCCTCGAAGAGGACCAAAACCGAGGTTGTCTTTAGCAGCAGAGAAAAAGCGGTTGTGCAAAGC gATCCACCACGAACCTCCTCCTTGATGTCAATGATAATGTTGCTCGAAGGACACCAAGGAGATATCTTTTCTCTAGAATTTCATCCAGAAGGGCAGTATCTTGCGTCCACCGGATTTGACCGACAAAtct TTCTCTGGAATGTTTATGGAGAATGTGAAAACATTGGTGCCATGACTGGACATAGTGGTGCCGTGATGGAGTTGCACTTTAGTCCCGATGGCAATCACTTGTACACAGCCAGCACAGATATGACGCTAG GTGCACGAAGGGGGCCAACGTTACTTTGCTCAGGCAGTGACGATAGTACGATACGTATTTGGGATCCGAGAAAGCGAGGCCAGTGTTACACACTGAACAATACTTATCAG gtTACTGCAGTGACGTTCAATGATACAGCGGAGCAAGTGATTACCGGTGGGATTGATAACGATGTAAAGGTATGGGATCTTCGGAAAAATGCAGTGCTCTACAAATTGAAAGGCCATACTGACACCATTACTGGACTGAGTCTTAGTCCTGACGGATCGTACATACTGTCCAATGCTATGGATAACACATTAAAGATATGGGACGTACGGCCATTTGCGCCTTACGAACGCTGCGTAAAAATATTGTCTGGACATCAACACAACTTTGAAAAG AATCTTCTAAGATGCGCGTGGTCACCGGATGGTAGTAAGGTATCAGCAGGATCCTCAGACCGATTTCACTATATTTGGGATACTACGAGTCGTAGGATATTGTATAAATTGCCAGGGCACAATGGATCCGTAAACGATATTGATTTTCATCCAAAAGAACCTATAG taTGCTCGGGATCTAGCGACAAGCAAATCTACTTGGGCGAAATTGAGACTTAA
- the LOC105281117 gene encoding amyloid protein-binding protein 2 — MADGRESRLFTTKSLYELCVSAVADKFCSYKPHIADLPKNVRFDIYYQLYKERKLCILGTELSDLETFSKMLKVTNRRIDLLQIFQAPMEHGVRVGKQLVISYNMHCYQVRHPYQHPDAQDKIIHLGLRLGGFLSDAGWYSESQEVLLACKELCMTYNQTPKEWFRTLDCCHKLLHAQAAYCAFDGAAETHQLAIEMIKRLKEAHYDDSNHAALFTEFSVLFFIRSEYDQAYRWSIEALKYLKPSLPARIIIDVLRQAAKSCVVKREFQKAALLIREAVYLAREVFDTDHPKYSDVLIDYGFFLLNYDSIINSVSVYKTALDIRKTIFGKTNLHVALAHEDLAYALYVYEYSSGKFDEASEHAGMAIDIMEKLLPLNHLMLASAKRVKALILEEIAIDNASTPLSEQDLLRKSEGLHLSALQLAKTAFGERNVQTAKHYGNLGRLYQSMRKFQEAEEMHLKAIRIKEELLGPDDYEVGLSIGHLASLYNFHMNRYTDAEKLYYRSIAISLKLFGKSYSGLEYDYRGLLHVYNKLDQFDKIMEYTETLSHWKELRDKHAQSEDSPIDIQKHPQPIANIIHMFFSM, encoded by the exons ATGGCCGATGGACGTGAGTCACGGTTGTTTACCACGAAGAGCCTGTACGAGCTGTGCGTGTCCGCGGTAGCGGACAAGTTCTGCAGCTACAAGCCGCACATCGCCGACTTGCCCAAGAACGTGCGATTCGATATCTACTATCAG TTGTACAAAGAGaggaaattatgtatattggGAACAGAATTGAGCGATCTGGAGACTTTCTCCAAAATGCTCAAGGTTACCAATCGCCGGATAGACCTTCTGCAAATCTTCCAG GCTCCGATGGAGCACGGCGTAAGGGTAGGAAAACAATTGGTCATCAGTTACAACATGCACTGTTATCAAGTAAGGCATCCTTACCAGCATCCTGACGCGCAGGATAAAATCATACACCTAGGTTTAAGACTGGGTGGGTTTCTCAGCGACGCTGGTTGGTACTCGGAAAGTCAAGAAGTATTGTTAGCTTGCAAGGAACTGTGTATGACCTACAATCAGACCCCTAAAGAATGGTTTAGAACATTAGATTGTTGTCACAA ACTGTTGCATGCGCAAGCAGCATACTGTGCTTTCGACGGCGCTGCAGAGACTCATCAACTTGCCATAGAAATGATAAAACGATTAAAGGAAGCACATTACGATGACAGTAATCATGCTGCACTCTTCACAGAATTCAGTGTACTATTCTTCATACGCAGTGAATACGATCAAGCTTACAG ATGGAGTATAGAAGcattaaaatacttaaaacCGTCACTTCCTGCGCGGATCATTATCGACGTTCTGAGGCAGGCAGCAAAATCGTGCGTGGTAAAACGCGAGTTTCAAAAGGCTGCTTTATTGATCAGAGAAGCTGTGTATCTCGCAAGAGAGGTATTTGATACAGATCATCCGAAATACAGTGATGTTCTTATCGATTATggattctttttattaaactatGATAGCATCATCAATAGTGTATCCGTCTACAAG ACTGCATTAGATATtagaaaaacaatatttggTAAGACTAATCTTCACGTTGCTCTGGCACACGAAGACTTAGCTTATGCTCTCTATGTATATGAATATAGTTCTGGGAAATTCGATGAAGCAAG TGAGCATGCTGGAATGGCCATAGATATCATGGAGAAACTTTTACCCCTGAATCATCTGATGCTCGCGAGTGCTAAGAGAGTTAAGGCACTTATCCTCGAGGAGATCGCTATAGACAATGCCTCGACACCGTTGTCCGAGCAAGACTTACTACGGAAATCCGAGGGGCTGCACTTGTCCGCTTTGCAGTTGGCAAAAACTGCATTCGGTGAGAGAAACGTGCAAACGGCGAAACATTACGGAAATCTCGGCCGCTTGTACCAAAGTATGAGGAAATTTCag GAAGCGGAAGAAATGCACCTGAAAGCAATTCGTATTAAAGAAGAACTGTTAGGTCCCGATGACTATGAAGTGGGTTTGAGTATAGGACACTTAGCCTCGTTATACAATTTCCACATGAACCGGTACACAGACGCCGAAAAGCTTTATTATCGTAGCATCGCAATCA GTCTGAAGCTATTTGGGAAGAGTTACAGCGGTTTAGAGTACGACTACCGAGGACTTTTACATGTGTATAATAAGTTAGACcaattcgataaaataatgGAGTACACAGAAACATTGAGTCACTGGAAGGAACTTAGAGACAAGCACGCTCAATCTGAAGACTCACCGATCGACATACAGAAACATCCACAGCCAATCGCAAACATAATCCACATGTTCTTTTCTATgtga
- the LOC105281116 gene encoding LOW QUALITY PROTEIN: rab GTPase-binding effector protein 1 (The sequence of the model RefSeq protein was modified relative to this genomic sequence to represent the inferred CDS: inserted 2 bases in 1 codon), producing MFVEFVSAAVTHPNKILFTRAXSDRTMENQDGQAVEVNGDENPQAKINRLELENIKMREEFDVQRAKMKELFLQKEEELKWRLEENMGLQKENLRLKNELDEAKSQLVVADLKVQNDIMMEKRKAQEEIASLQQVIHETVEESSCSRKQLVSDMSKLQLALTKLQEENTLLKTQLPRDPPDGPQISLSTVTKTLARKVVSQLGADSLSLGPDNLEESMRKAQEDAEVLRSLVVPLEEEIKALKEKLRSTDDELQKCKETLVKRRQQEPGSFEPSCDMCANYEAQLVKVEATAKDLEKQVLDSQRMLQAQKEDLAKEVEFRKEMEGKWNEKKEEHKIKVAELTVTSQTAQQHLVELKKTYEQIQRNVSEELCKLTRGREEVQRHLTMLQKENENLVGKHSKHSQQLQSESINMPNTVEELHISLLKMREDLITARVGQEVAQEKGETLRYEVTLLREQMEQESRVKEQDISVLKNEISGLRAQLDKYMRDHRTLADREEKLDRLEKQLQELQKEKKDAELAITELRQRVMSLQQELDTSEAVQKDFVRLSQSLQVQLENIRQEDSEVRWQHEEDVEECPNCHNTFSVTKKKVHCRHCGHIFCQSCLTRVVNSGPKQRPSRVCDVCHTLLVRDTAPYFSQEPPHTPT from the exons GTTTGATGTACAAAGAGCTAAGATGAAAGAATTATTCCTTCAGAAGGAAG AAGAATTAAAATGGAGACTGGAGGAAAACATGGGCCTGCAAAAGGAAAATCTCAGATTGAAAAATGAACTGGACGAAGCTAAGAGTCAACTGGTCGTTGCGGATCTTAAAGTACAAAACGACATAATgatggagaaaagaaaagctcAAGAAGAGATAGCATCTTTGCAACAGGTTATACATGAAACGGTGGAGGAATCTTCTTGTTCTAGAAAACAGCTTGTCAGTGACATGTCCAAATTACAACTAGCTCTTACTAAGCTTCAAGAAGAGAATACACTGTTGAAAACGCAATTGCCACGCGATCCACCAGACGGACCACAAATCTCCTTATCTACAGTAACTAAGACATTAGCTAGGAAAGTGGTTTCACAATTAGGAGCTGATTCCTTATCTCTAGGCCCTGATAATTTAGAAGAAAGCATGCggaag GCACAAGAAGACGCGGAGGTCTTACGTTCACTGGTTGTACCTCTTGAAGAAGAGATAAAAGctttaaaagaaaagttaagGTCGACTGATGACGAACTGCAAAAGTGTAAAGAAACTCTAGTGAAGAGACGGCAACAAGAGCCTGGCTCGTTTGAGCCATCATGTGATATGTGTGCGAATTATGAAGCACAATTAGTCAAAGTAGAAGCGACTGCCAAGGATTTGGAGAAGCAGGTGTTGGATTCTCAGCGTATGTTGCAAGCTCAAAAAGAGGATCTAGCCAAGGAAGTCGAATTTCGAAAGGAGATGGAAGGGAAGTGgaacgagaagaaagaagagcaTAAAATCAAAGTTGCGGAACTCACAGTTACCTCGCAGACGGCGCAACAACACCTGGTAGAGTTAAAGAAAACTTATGAACAAATTCAAAGGAATGTTTCGGAAGAGCTTTGTAAATTGACGCGAGGCAGAGAAGAAGTACAGAGACACCTCACTAT GTTGcagaaagaaaatgagaatCTTGTGGGTAAGCATAGCAAGCACTCGCAACAGCTTCAAAGCGAAAGTATAAACATGCCAAATACTGTCGAGGAATTGCACATTAGTCTTTTAAAGATGCGGGAAGATCTAATTACAGCCAGAGTAGGTCAGGAAGTTGCgcaagagaaaggagagacaCTGCGATACGAAGTTACTTTGCTGAGAGAACAAATGGAGCAGGAAAGTAGGGTCAAGGAACAAgacatttctgttttaaaGAATGAAATAAGTGGATTGAG AGCGCAATTAGACAAATATATGAGAGATCATCGTACACTCGCCGATCGAGAAGAGAAACTCGATCGGCTCGAGAAACAACTGCAGGAACttcagaaagagaaaaaggatgCTGAATTAGCCATAACTGAACTACGACAAAGAGTTATGAGTTTGCAACAAGAATTAGATACCAGTGAAGCAGTACAAAAGGATTTTGTCAGATTATCACAATCATTGCAg GTACAACTGGAAAACATTAGACAGGAAGACAGTGAAGTAAGATGGCAACACGAAGAGGACGTCGAAGAATGTCCCAACTGTCATAACACGTTCTCAGTTACAAAAAAGAAG GTACATTGTCGTCACTGTGGCCATATATTTTGTCAGTCTTGCCTCACGCGCGTCGTGAACAGTGGCCCGAAACAAAGACCATCCAGAGTCTGTGATGTTTGTCATACTTTATTAGTGCGAGATACTGCACCATACTTCAGTCAAGAACCTCCACACACACCTACCTAG